GATCCTCGTTTCCGCCGCCGAAATCGAACCGTCCCCCGCCGAATACGCGGAGCGGGACGCGGTCGCGTGGCTCGGGCGTTCCAGACGACGTGAACGAGGCACGGGCAGAGGGGCTCGCCGAGCGTGGGGCTCCGAAGGGTGAGAAGGCGAAGGCCGACAAGGCGCCGAAGAAGCGCACGTTCGGGCAGGTCGTCTGGCGTGTCACGAAGGCCGTGGCGCTCGCTGCCGTGCTGCTCGCCGTCGCGGGGGTCGTCGCGATCGTGCTCGTCATCCAGCACTACGAGAAGGACCTGCCGAGCGTCATCGACGTGAAGTCGAACTACCGGCCCCCGCAGACGACGCGCGTGCTCGCGAAAGATGGCACCCTGCTCGCCGAGCTCTTCACCGAGCGGCGCACGGTCATCCCCTTCAAAGACGTGCCCGTGCACACGCGCCTCGCGGTGCTCGCCGCCGAGGACGCCGGGTTTTACCAACACAAGGGCGTCAACTGGTTCGGCATCGCGCGCGCCGTCGTCGTCAACTTGCGCTCGGGGCGTGTGCGGCAGGGCGGCTCGACGATCACGCAGCAGGTCTGCAAGAACGTGCTGCTCGACGCGGAGCACTCGTACCGCCGCAAGGTGCGCGAGGCCATCTTGGCCGGTCGGCTCGAGGAGCAGCTCACGAAGGACGAGATCTTCGAGATCTACCTGAACCACATCTACTTCGGGCACGGCCGCTTCGGCATCGAGGAGGCCGCGCGCGGCGCGTTCGGCAAGGCGGCGCGTGAGCTCACCATCGGCGAGAGCGCGCTCCTCGCGGGCACGATCGCCGGGCCCGAGTCGTTCTCTCCGAGGCGCGATCTGAAGCGCGCGCTCCAGCGGAAGAAGTTCGTGCTCGACCAGATGCGCGAGAAACACTTCTTGGACGACGCGCAGTACGAAGCGGCCCTCGCCGAGCCGGTGCGCCTCGTGCCCCTCGTGGAGCCGCAGAGCGAGCTCGCCCCCGAGGCCGTCGCCATCGCGCGCCGCATGCTCCTCGAGCTCGAGCCCGATCGCGCCGGGCGCGGCGGGTTCACCATCACGACCACGATCGACCCGAAAATGCAGGCCGCGGCGCGCAAGGCCGTGCGCGAGAACCTGCTCGCGTACGACAAACGCCACGGGCTCACCGGGGGCCTGCGCGCCCCCAAGGCCGAGGAGCCGCCGAAGAAGGGCAAGAAGCCCGCGCCCAAGGGCAAAGAGCCGCAGGCCTTCGAGGGCACGCCGAGCTTCGAGTCGCACAAGGTGTACGTCGGCGTCGTCACGGGGGCCGACGACACGGCCGGCACGGTCGACGTGCGCGTGGGCACGGCCTCGGGCTATTTCAAGATCGCGGAGCTCGAGCGCTACAACCCCGAGCGAAAGCCCGCGAGCGACTTCGCCCCGGTCGGCGCGAGGGTGCGCGTGAGCCTGCTCGCGCCCGTGCCCTCTCCCGAGGACGAGAAGGTGCACAAGGGCAAGGTGCCGCTCCGCGTGGAGCTCGGGCCCGAGTCGGCGTTCGTCGCCGTGGACGTGCGCACCCGCGACGTGCTCGCGCTCGTCGGGAGCTACGAAGGCCAGGCAGGGACGCTCGATCGTGCGACGCAGGCCCGCAGGCAGCCAGGCTCCACCTTCAAGCCCATCGTGTACTCGTACGCGCTCTCGTCGCGCAGGTTTACTCCGGCCACGCTCGTCGACGTGAACCCGGCGCCTTTCGGACCGTACAAGCCCACGAACTACGAGGGCTACACCGGCAAAGACCCGCTCCGCCTGCGCGAGGCGCTCGCCAACTCGGTGAACGTGGTCGCCGTGCGAGTGCTCGAGGACGTGGGCCCCGCGAACGTGGTCGATTGGGCGCGCGCGATGGGCATAAGGTCCACGTTGAAGCCCGATCTGTCGCTCGCGCTCGGCAGCTACGAGGTGGAGCCGATGGAGCTCGTCGGGGCGTACGCCACGTTCGCCGCGGGCGGCGTGTACGACGAGCCGCGCGTGGTGACCAAGATCGTGGGGCCCGACGGCAAAGAGATCGATCTCAAGCCCCCTCCGCCCTCGCGGCGCGTGCTCGACGCGGAGGTCGCGTACCTCACGACGAGCCTCATGACGAGCGTCGTCGATCACGGCACGGCGCAGCGCGCGAAGGTGCTCGGGCGCCCGGTGGCCGGCAAGACGGGCACCAGCAACGACGCCAAAGACACGTGGTTCGCCGGGTTCTCGACGGACGTCGCGGCGGTCGTGTGGGTCGGCTTCGACGACTCCAAGTCGCTCGGGCCGCAAGAGGCCGGCGGCGTCACGGCGCTCCCCGCGTGGATCTCCTTCATGAAGGCCGCGCACGAGGGCAAGGCGAAGAGCGATTTTCCGCGGCCCGCGGGCATCGTCGAGGCCAAGATCGACACGCACTCGGGCAAGCTCGCCTACCCGGGCGACGAGGACGTGATGACCGAGGTGTTCCTCCAGGGCACCGAGCCCACCGAGGTCTCCGAGCCCTACGCGGGCGACGGCGGCGCCGAAGGTGGGAGGCCGCTCGAGGCCGACGCCGGTGCGCCTACGCCCACGTCCGAGCCCGACGCGGCCCTCCCCGCGCTCCCGAAGCCGGAGTGACCCTCGGGCGCGGTCTACGCGCGTCAGCACATCTGTGACGGCAAACGCACGTGGATCGAGCGCTTCGACGCGAACGGGAACTGTGAGCGCGAGGGGAAGGGCCTCCCCTCGGACGACCCGCTGGCCGCCACGAAGTAGCGGTACGTCGGGACGAAGTCGCTCCTCGTCGTCGGCCTTGCGCTATGGTGCGTAGCGTCATGTCCTCGGCCCGACGCGCTCTCTTCTCCGTGTGGTTCGGGCTCGCGGCCGTGTCGCCCCTGGGAACGGCGCGCGCCGACGAGCCGCCTGCGCGCGCGCAGCTCTCGGCGCTCTCGCTGCTCGCCGAAGGGGCAGCTCAAGGGCTCCCGTCGGTGCCTCGTGGTGCGCTCGTCGTCGCGGCGCCCATGAAGAGCGGCGAGCCGCTCTCCCGGGGGGACGAGCTCGCGGCGCGCGTGGCGCAGGTGCTCGCAGGTCGGCTCGGTGTTCGTGCGCACGACAAACCCGCGGCGCTCGGCGTGGCGCGTGGCCTCGCGGGGCGCGCGGCGTCGCTCGTGTTCGTGCAGCCCGAGCTCGAACGCGGCGAGGTGCGCGTCGTCGTCGACGTGTATCCGGTGGTCGACAACAGCTGGGAACGATTGAAAAATCCGGCGCCGGCGCCCAAGGCCCACGCCTTCGCCAAGGCCCCGGTCGACGCCGAGGTGCGCGCGTTCCTTCCGACCGTCCCGCTCGAACAAGCGAAGGTCACCAAGGCGAAACACGCCGAGGGCGAGGTGCTCGCGGTCGCGTGCGGCGACGTGGACGGCGATGGGTCGCTCGAGGTCGCGCTCGTCTCGAGCGCGCGTGTCGCGGTGGGCAGGCTCGCGCCGCCGGACGCGAAGGGGCTCGTCTCGTTTCGTGTCGAGCGAAGCGTCGCGCTCCGGGAGCTCTTGCCGCGCGTGGCCGTCCCGTTGCGCGAGCCGCTCGCGGGCGCGTGGGTCTCGGGTGGGCTCTCGCACGGCGGGCTCCTCGTGGGAACGTCCGATCGCGGCGGCGCCTCGCTCGGCCCCGATCTGACCGTGCGCCACGTGCTCGCCGGGCTGCCCGTGCCGGGTGGGCTCTCGTGCGCGACCGTGTCGGCAGAGGCCGGCGCCTTCGATGGGCTACGGCCGTGCAGCGCGGCCCATGGGCCCAAAGAGCCCTTGGCCACGCCGCTCCCCAAGGTGTTCGACGCGATCTCGGAGCTCGCGTACGTGGACGCGACCGGTCGTGGTCACGCCGCCCGCGCCGTGCGTGAGCCCTCGGCGAAGCTCCGTGTCACGGTGGACGGCGCCGAGGCGCTCGTGACGGAAGGTGCAGGCGCGCAGGTGTTGCTCGCGGATCTCGATCTCGACGGCACCCCCGAGCTCGTCACCACGGCGAACGAGGGAGACGATCGCCTCGTCGTGACGAGCCTCGGCGCGAAGCCCACGCCGCGCCTCCGTCTCGACGCCAAAGAGGGCGTGCGCGCGCTCGGCACGTGCCCCCCCGAAGCCCAAGGCCGCCCCGTGCTCGTCGCCGCCGTGGGCCAAGAGGTGTGGCTCGTGCGGTGAGGGCTCGCGGGGCCCGCTAGGCGCGAGGACGTCTTGCGCCGACCCCGCACATCCGCGTCGACGAGATCCCGCGGTCGGAAAGCCACCGCGTATCCATCGACGACGAGGAGCTCAACCCCGGCGAGGGCGAGCTCCTCCAACAGATCTTTGAAGTCGGGGGGCAGGTCCGTCGTCGCCCATCATCGCACGCATCTCGTCGACGAGCTCCGTGACCGCCCGGAGGCGCTCGGCCGGAGTGGCCGCAAGCCAGAAGGGCGCGGAGGTCCCGGTGCGCTGCGCGGACATCCAGAAGGCCCCAGCCAGGAGCTCGGAGCTCGCGCGCGCGGCCACCGGGATCCGGCCGGTCGGGCCCCGTTTGGATTCTTTTTTCGTCAGGAGGTTCACACCGGCGTCGTCGCGCGCCTCTCTCCGTGCGAGCCCGCGTCGTGGCGGAGCCACCTTCCAAGGAGAGCGTACATGCGTCAGGTCATGAAGAGGATGATGGGGCTCGGTGCCGTGGCGGTCGTCGCGATGCTGGCCGACGGCGGAGTAGCCTCCGCGCAGAGCGCCATCTCCGAGCACGGCTATGCATGGTTCGACGGCACCGGGGCCTCCCCGCTCTACCAGTTCAGCTCACGGCAGCCGACCTCGACCACGTCCATCCGCGCGGCACGTACGGCTGTCGGTCGATACGACGTCTTCTTCTCCGGGATGACCCTCTCCGGTGGAAATATCCAGGTGACGCCCTACGGCGCGAACAACCAGAGCTGCAATGTCGTGAGCTGGGCCAAGGAACCATCCGGCGTTCGCGCGTACGTCGCCTGTTTCGCGGCCGCCGGTGCACCGGCCGACTCGCCGTTCGCCATCCAGTACGTCAACATCGGTGAGCCGGATCGAACCGGGCAGGTGGCCTACGCGTGGTCGTCGAACGTGGTCTCGGGCGACAGGACCCCTTTCAACGGGACGTACCTCCGGGCGGGCGCGGGGGCTTGGGTTCAGCGCCTCGACCGTGGGTACTACCTCGCGAATCTCCCTTTCCGGAGCAGCACGATGGGGACGGGGTTCGGGCACATCGCCATCACGACGTACGGCGCGTCCCCCGTGCGCTGTGCCGCTGCACCGCCGCCTTCCATCGCGACCGATGTCGTCTACGTGAAGTGTGTCAACGCCTCGGGCGCGCCGACGGATGGGATGTTCAGCCTCGCACGCTCGCGCAACACGACCACCTTCCCGACTGCGGTGGGTGGCTACGCGAGCTTCGAGGGAGGGCGCTTGACCGAGTCGTGGAGCTCGTCGAACCGCGGCGTGACGTACGCCAACGTGAACGGACAACATCGGCTGACGTTCGCCGGCCTCGGCGGCCCGGGAGGCACGGCGGAGGTCAGCGCGATGCAGGCGGGGCCGAACTGCCAAGTCGTGAGCTGGACCCAGTCCGGGGCCGACGCGGTGGTGAACGTCGCGTGCGCCGGCCCGTTCAAGGTCGAATTCGGGCGCATGGATCCGCTCGGGCGCTGAAGCGCGAGCGGCCCGACGGGCTGCTACCCCCCGAAGCGCACCAGGGCGAGCAGCTCTTCGGGCTCGAGGACGCGCGGGGACGATTTGCCCTCGAGCACTGCGGCGGCCAAATCGCGTTTCTTTCCGTGGAGATCCAAGATGGCCTCCTCGAGCGTGCCGCGGCTGACGAGGCGCACCACGGTGACGGGCAACGTCTGCCCCATGCGGTGCGCGCGGGAGGTCGCTTGCTCCTCGGCGGCGGGGTTCCACCACGGATCGAGGTGGATGACGTAGCTCGCGGCCGTGAGGTTCAAGCCCGTGCCGCCCGCCATGAGCGAAACGCACAGCACGTCGAGCTCGCCTCGTTGGAACGACGCGACGAGCTCGGCGCGGCGGAGGGTGGGCGTCTCGCCCGAGAGCAGATCGACGCGGAGGCCGGCTTTGGCGAGCAGCTCGCACGCGTGCTCGAGGAGCGTACGAAACTGGCTGAACACGAGCGTCTTGTGGCCACCCTCGGCGATGGCCGACGCGAGCGACACGAGCTCACGGAGCTTGGTCGACGGGCCGGCGAACGAGGGGTCCACGAGGGACGCGTCGCACGCGATCTGACGGAGGCGCGTGAGGGCCGCGAGCATGGCGACGCGGGTCTGCGCGGCGGTCTCGTCCTTCGAGCGGTTCCCGAGGGAGAGCTCCGTGGCGCGGCGTAGTGCGGCGTACCTCTTGGCTTCGTCGTCGGACAGCTCGACGAAGCGCGTGGTCTCGGAGCGCTCGGGGAGCTCCTCGAGCACGGCTTTGCGCGTGCGCCGCAGGAGAAACGGCGCGAGCAGCGCGGAGAGCACGGTGAGGCGCTCTTCGCCCACTCCTGCCTCGATGGGCCTGCGGAAGCGCTCGCGGAACGACGCCTCGGGGCCCAAGAGGCCAGGGAACACTTGGTCGACGAGGGCGTGGAGCTCGCCCAAGTGGTTCTCGAGCGGAGTGCCCGTGAGCGCGATGGTGAACCTGCGCTTCGTGCCGCGCGCGGCGAACGAGCGCTGCGCGAGGGCGTTCTTCAGGAACTGCGCCTCGTCGAGCACCACCGTGGCGAAGTCGATGGGCTCGAGGTCCTTGGCGACGCGCGCCAGGAGCCCGTACGACACGACGAGCACGTCTCCCTCTCCGAGACGCGAGAGATCGGCCTCGCGATCGGCGGCGAGGAACACGACACGCAGGCTCGGCACGAAGCGTCCGAGCTCGGCGACCCAGTTCGACGTGACCGACGCGGGGGCGACCACGAGCTGCGGTCCGAGCTTCTTCCGCGCGAGCATCACGGCGGCCGTCTGCACGGTCTTCCCGAGGCCCATGTCGTCGGCCAGGATGCAGCCCGGGGCCCACTCGGCGAGGTCGAGCATCCAGCGCGCGCCGTCGATTTGATACGGGCGGAGCTCTCCGGACTCGATCTTGGGGCGCACCTTGCGCTTCTTTTTTCGGGCCTCCGCGAGGGCGCGCGCGTGCGCGACGACGTCGAACCCGAGCGATCGCGTGAAGAGATCTTCGGCGTCGGCGAGGGTCGTCGAGAAGGCCTCGTGCACCTGGCTCGTGTCGCCCGGGGCCTCTTGGGCGAGCTCGGTCGCGGTGGCCACGGCGAGCAGCTTGTCGCGGATGGCGCGCGGGATCTCGAGGTAGCTGCCGTCTCCCATGGGGACGTACTGCTTCGCGAGGCGCACGGCCTCGAGCACCTCGCCGAGCGAGAGACGTTTGTCGCCGAGGCGCACGTCTCCCGAGACGGCGAGCCACTTGCCCGCGCGCTCGACGCGGAGCGTTCGATCGGTCTCGACGAAGGGCACCGACGACGGCCGCGTGCCGACGCGTGTCTCGATGCGCAGCGCGGGCCCTTGGGCCTCGAGGAAGGTGCAGAGCGCAAACGTGCCCTCGAGATCCTCGGTGCGGCCGCGTGTGCCGGCCGTGAGGTCCCACTCGACCACCTCGGGGAAGGTGTCGCGGGCAGCCTCCAACATCGCGATCTCTTTGTCGAATTCGCGCTCGGTGAAGACCCTGCGCCCCTCGTGCGAGAAGGTGAAGAGCTCGGGGCCACGCGCCGGCGCGACGAGCGGAGCCGAGGGGTGCACGCTCACGCAGAGCTCGAGGGCTGCCGTGCCCTCGGGGCGCCACTCGACGCGGAGGCCGGGGATCATCGCGGCCTCGAGCTCGACGCCGAGGGCCTCCCGGGGGACGGCGAACGAGCCCTTCGCGAGGTGCGGGGCGATCTTGGCGGTGACCTTGGGGAGCGCCTCGGCGGGGAACGCGAGGGCGTCACCGAGCTCGACGGCCGCGCGCACCCACGGCCGCGCCTCGGGGGCCACCGCGCCCGACACGACGAGGCCCGGCTCGAGCTTGGCCACGAACGGCGCGGTCTGCGGATCCCGCGAGGCCAGATCGTCCCGCTCGAGGGTCACGTCGCCGACGCGGAACACGGGGCGGATTTCGCCGTTTTCGTCGGGCGCGAGCACGACGACCAGATCGTCGGCCACGATGGTCATGGGCGCGAGCGTCTCTTGGCCTTTGGGCTCTCCGTCGACGAGGCGCGGGAAGATGGAGAGCGCACGGAGCACCTCGTGACCGGCCGGGGTGCGCGCGTCGACGACCGCGTGTTTTCCGTCGACCGCGAGGCCCGCGAGGAGG
The sequence above is a segment of the Myxococcales bacterium genome. Coding sequences within it:
- a CDS encoding PBP1A family penicillin-binding protein — translated: MNEARAEGLAERGAPKGEKAKADKAPKKRTFGQVVWRVTKAVALAAVLLAVAGVVAIVLVIQHYEKDLPSVIDVKSNYRPPQTTRVLAKDGTLLAELFTERRTVIPFKDVPVHTRLAVLAAEDAGFYQHKGVNWFGIARAVVVNLRSGRVRQGGSTITQQVCKNVLLDAEHSYRRKVREAILAGRLEEQLTKDEIFEIYLNHIYFGHGRFGIEEAARGAFGKAARELTIGESALLAGTIAGPESFSPRRDLKRALQRKKFVLDQMREKHFLDDAQYEAALAEPVRLVPLVEPQSELAPEAVAIARRMLLELEPDRAGRGGFTITTTIDPKMQAAARKAVRENLLAYDKRHGLTGGLRAPKAEEPPKKGKKPAPKGKEPQAFEGTPSFESHKVYVGVVTGADDTAGTVDVRVGTASGYFKIAELERYNPERKPASDFAPVGARVRVSLLAPVPSPEDEKVHKGKVPLRVELGPESAFVAVDVRTRDVLALVGSYEGQAGTLDRATQARRQPGSTFKPIVYSYALSSRRFTPATLVDVNPAPFGPYKPTNYEGYTGKDPLRLREALANSVNVVAVRVLEDVGPANVVDWARAMGIRSTLKPDLSLALGSYEVEPMELVGAYATFAAGGVYDEPRVVTKIVGPDGKEIDLKPPPPSRRVLDAEVAYLTTSLMTSVVDHGTAQRAKVLGRPVAGKTGTSNDAKDTWFAGFSTDVAAVVWVGFDDSKSLGPQEAGGVTALPAWISFMKAAHEGKAKSDFPRPAGIVEAKIDTHSGKLAYPGDEDVMTEVFLQGTEPTEVSEPYAGDGGAEGGRPLEADAGAPTPTSEPDAALPALPKPE
- a CDS encoding DEAD/DEAH box helicase, with the translated sequence MATYAVPPEHRAALAAPMQGLLARIPGLVRTRGLDYARGGRVSRCTVSSESIRAEVRGSSTYDVVLMRSRGALLSSCTCPAHDQGPCKHVAAVLFALGAGTEPTAGKRPASKTPKLAERFPVAPLRAVATRISLYVRKPVPQPRDAWRFLRDHFAEGGARSIAIVLDAAMLAFDDDILGDIDALRAWEPPAFPSREDPLFPLYDHLARSYVGLARRATLLESLPGPLDARHPGFIVQFEVPTRTLSIREKASPYILSPRRLAFQIPLDDATPPEVGTRSTFHGDADLWEVFALRALLLAMLAGDGALLPLARDLARPAWERILENIDPGVAPEDTGEGALHLAMSQVGPAHLSVRPYLRTLTTKTKKLTWRRVALDELPHVVPTADETTRRLARLLAGLAVDGKHAVVDARTPAGHEVLRALSIFPRLVDGEPKGQETLAPMTIVADDLVVVLAPDENGEIRPVFRVGDVTLERDDLASRDPQTAPFVAKLEPGLVVSGAVAPEARPWVRAAVELGDALAFPAEALPKVTAKIAPHLAKGSFAVPREALGVELEAAMIPGLRVEWRPEGTAALELCVSVHPSAPLVAPARGPELFTFSHEGRRVFTEREFDKEIAMLEAARDTFPEVVEWDLTAGTRGRTEDLEGTFALCTFLEAQGPALRIETRVGTRPSSVPFVETDRTLRVERAGKWLAVSGDVRLGDKRLSLGEVLEAVRLAKQYVPMGDGSYLEIPRAIRDKLLAVATATELAQEAPGDTSQVHEAFSTTLADAEDLFTRSLGFDVVAHARALAEARKKKRKVRPKIESGELRPYQIDGARWMLDLAEWAPGCILADDMGLGKTVQTAAVMLARKKLGPQLVVAPASVTSNWVAELGRFVPSLRVVFLAADREADLSRLGEGDVLVVSYGLLARVAKDLEPIDFATVVLDEAQFLKNALAQRSFAARGTKRRFTIALTGTPLENHLGELHALVDQVFPGLLGPEASFRERFRRPIEAGVGEERLTVLSALLAPFLLRRTRKAVLEELPERSETTRFVELSDDEAKRYAALRRATELSLGNRSKDETAAQTRVAMLAALTRLRQIACDASLVDPSFAGPSTKLRELVSLASAIAEGGHKTLVFSQFRTLLEHACELLAKAGLRVDLLSGETPTLRRAELVASFQRGELDVLCVSLMAGGTGLNLTAASYVIHLDPWWNPAAEEQATSRAHRMGQTLPVTVVRLVSRGTLEEAILDLHGKKRDLAAAVLEGKSSPRVLEPEELLALVRFGG